The Terriglobia bacterium genome segment AAAAAAACTGCGCAGGGGCAGAGATACATGACAAGTCTTGCCCACACGGGAGATCACCTGGGCAGCAAGGAGCGAGTTCCCGCCCAAGTCAAAAAAGCTATCTTGTACGCCTACCCGGTTTATGTGCAGTACTTCAGCCAAAATGGACGAGAGCAGCTTCTCCGTAGCGGTTGCCGGTGCGACATAGGACTGTTCCAAAGCCGGACGCTCACCGCCTGGCATTGGCAACGCGCGACGATCCACTTTGCCATTCGCTGTAAGGGGCAGCTTTTCCATTAAAACGAATGCTGATGGAACCATGTATTCGGGTAGCTTATTGCTGATATATTCACGCAATCCGCTGGGAGACAGGCTTTCTCCTGTGTGCTTCACTACGTAAGCCGTCAACCGCGCATCACCCGGATTGTCTTCTCGTACCAGAACGACCGCCTGTCCTACTGCCGCGTGCTGCTGGAGGACGGCTTCGATTTCCCCCAACTCGATGCGATAACCACGCAGCTTTACCTGCTGGTCAATACGCCCAAGGAATTCGAGTGTCCCATCCGGTAGATAGCAAGCATGATCTCCACTACGATAGAGCCGTGCTCCAGGGGTAGTGCTGAAAGGGTCGGGCACAAACTTGTCGGCGGTGAGCATTGGTTGCTTCCAATATCCGTGGGCCAACCCATGCCCGCCAAGGCAAAGCTCTCCCACCTCTCCTACCGGCATGACTTGCATGTGTTGGTCGAGCACATAAGCGGTGCTGTTTGCAATTGGCTTCCCGATGGGAACGCTTCTTGCATCCACAGGCATCTCCCGCAGTTCTGCACACGTGGAAAAGGTGCCATTCTCCGTGGGCCCGTAGGCATTGATGAGCCTGCAGCTGGGATACTGTCTGAGGAGCTTCCGCACCAGACTGAGCGAAAGCACGTCTCCGCCAGAGATAAACTGCCGCAGATTCTGGAAGTAGCGTCCGCTATCGCACTCCGCCGCCTCGTGAAACATGCCCGATGGCAACAATAATGTGGTGACGGGATGTTGTGAAAGCCATTCTCCCAATTCTTTACCCGACGGAGCGTACGCAGGAAAAATCATGAGGCGTGCGCCATTCAATAAAGCACCGAAAATCTCAAACGCAGCTATATCAAAGGAAATCGAAGCAATCTGCAGGAAGACCTGATCAGCGCCGAAATCGGCATAATTGGTGTTTCGCACCAGCCGCACGGCGTTGCGGTGGCAGATGCATACGCCTTTTGGTCGTCCTGTTGACCCGGATGTATAGAGAATGTAGGCAGGATGAACGGCGGTAATGCGGTTGGTGAGATTTTGTGTCGGTTGTTGGGAGATTTCAGCCCATCCTGTATCCAGAAAGAACCGCTTCACCCCGAGCCCGGGAATTCTCGCTGCCAATTTTTGCTGCGACAGCAAGAGCTGCACTTCTGCATCTTTCGCCATGAAGCTGAGGCGCTCTTGCGGATAATTCCCATCCAAAGGTACATACGCGGCGCCAGCCTTCAGAATCCCGAGGATTCCGACCACCATTTCCAGCGACCGTTCCACGCAAATGCCCACCCGGTCTCCCTCTTTGATTCCCAAGCGGTGAAGATACCAGGCGAGCTGATTGGCGCGATCATTCAACTCCTGATAGGTAAGCTGACTGCTCTCAAACTCTATAGCCAAAGCTCTTGGATATAACCGCGCTTGCTCGTCAAAAATCTCGTTGATGGTCAGCTGAAGCTGTTCACTATCATCTGTTTGGAGACTTGTCCTAGGTGCTGAACCAACTTTATTTTTATTGATAACCAAAGCTATCTGTCGCTCAGTCATAAACAAAGCTCCTGACAAAAACTTTGAAAATATATGATGGAGAGTTACGAAGGGAACAGCGGTGAGCGACCGTCAACATTGTTTTAGAACAGGAGTAACTTCTCACCGCCGCGAAAGCCCAAAAAGCGAGTGCCGAGCGGATATTAAGCCCCGAATCTTCATCTCAACTTACGCAAGTGCCGATTGGTATCTGGAAAGCCACTACCGGTAAGCTGCGGGCATACCAGCGGGCATGGGGGAGTGGGTCCAGGAAAGGCCATCCCGGGATGGAACGAGCCCATTTTTGAAAAGTGGCTGCTCAGGCACAGGAGCACCCTTCATAGCACCCCGCAATTGCAGCTTAAAACCTTCTGCATTCAATTCGCTCCACAACTTTCTTCTCTCGTTCGGTGGTGAACCGCTTTCGGCATACTTATCGCTGGGCAATCCCGCCGCGTCAGGAAAGATTCGGCTGCCACGCGCTCGATAATCTTCCGGTTTGCCGTTGACGCTATTGAGCAGTTCCCCGCTGGCATCTCCGCCCACGAGATTGAGGAATGCCTGGTTTCCAGGAATTTCAGAGTGCATCAATACTCTTGCAGTCCAATAATAGCTTTCCAGATCTTGATCCAAATCATAAAAAGCTGTAAGAAAGTCATAAAACACTTTATATTCACGTCTATACCGCATCTCAAATTCCTTGAAAGCTATTTCCTCGCTCAATGGGTTCTCAAAATAGGTATTGATCGATCTTGCCGCCAACAATGCCGAATAAGTCGCAAGGTGCACTCCAGATGAAAACACCGGATCGATAAAACAGGCAGCATCGCCGATCAAAACCAGACCTGGCCTCCAAAAACTACTATGGGAGTAGGAGTAGTCTGTCCGTACGCGAATCTCGTTATAGGGAGCGTCCTTGCACGGAGAAGCGTTTGATAACAAATCTTTAATGGGCCCACAGTTAGAAACCAATTCGGTAAAGGCCCGCTCATGCCCTTTCTGCAACAAAGACGAGTATTCTTGCCCTATAATGGCTCCCACAGAAGTCAGCATGTCAGAAAGTGGAATATACCAGAACCACCCCTTTTCAAAAGCAGCGCAAAAAATATTGCCCGAATTGGGGGCTGGCAATCTACCGGCGTTCTTAAAATATCCAAACAAGGCGAGATTCCGGAAAAATTTGGAAAATATGCGCTTTCCTGCATGGCGGGCAATGGTGCTGGTATGACCGGAAGCGTCCACTACGTAGGTGCTTCCAACCACTATTTCCTCACCTGCATTGTTGAAAAGCCGTATTCCCGATACGCGATCATTGTCGAAAAGTAGATCTTGCACGCGATGTTGTTCCCAAACCTCTACACCTTTTCGAACGGCGTTATCCAGCAATATCTTATCGAACTTGATCCGTTCAACCTGATAAGCATGAGATGTGGGCCCTTGGAATCTTGATGACTCAGCAAACGTAAAGGTCCAAGGCGCTCTGTTTTTCCCCCAGCGGAACGTGCCGCCAAGCTTGCGTATGAAATTGTGACTGTTCAGTTCTTCAACAACGCCCAACATCGCGCAGATTCCATGAACGGTGGCAGGCAGCAAGGACTCGCCGATCTTATAAACGGGAACCAATTCTTTCTCGATAAGCAGAACGCGGTGTCCCCGCATCGCCATAAAAGTTGCCGCTGTAGATCCAGCGGGACCGCCCCCAACCACGCAAACATCGTAGCGTGTATCATTGCTCCTCATACAATTCTCCTGTCAGTAATTAGCTTGTGAACGGACAGGATATGCGGGGACAGCAATTGTCCCGCATACAAACATCCCCAAAACGCTGCCACAAATTCCAGGCCGGGTGGAAAAAGCGGAAGCACGCGCTGGCCAATCCAAACCGACTCTTGCAAACGGCCGGCTATGGCGCGAGCGGCATGATCCAGCTCAGCATAGCTCCACTGAGCGTCTTCCTCGCCATCATCCTTGAGAAAAGTAAAGGCGGGCTGGTTAGAATCATGTTGTGCTCTCCAACGGAGCACTTCATTTAAGATGCAATACTCACGGGACATAGACACCTTTGGTCAATTGAGTTTTTGTGGGTGCCGTGCTTATCTGCCAGTCTCCATCCCATGGACTGGTAGGACCGGCGGCATCTCCGCCGTGGCTGCGGTCCATGAAGCCAGGGGCCGGAAGTACACCGCATTTCCCTGACCATCGTGGTTGTTTTTATGCGGCTCGTTCGACTCGAACCCGGTTTGCGCGGTATAGTGCGCGCTCACATAGGCTGGATCGTGGTGATAGTTAAGGTAAGGGTCGGGGTGGGCCATAACACACCT includes the following:
- a CDS encoding AMP-binding protein codes for the protein MSREYCILNEVLRWRAQHDSNQPAFTFLKDDGEEDAQWSYAELDHAARAIAGRLQESVWIGQRVLPLFPPGLEFVAAFWGCLYAGQLLSPHILSVHKLITDRRIV
- a CDS encoding tryptophan 7-halogenase; translated protein: MRSNDTRYDVCVVGGGPAGSTAATFMAMRGHRVLLIEKELVPVYKIGESLLPATVHGICAMLGVVEELNSHNFIRKLGGTFRWGKNRAPWTFTFAESSRFQGPTSHAYQVERIKFDKILLDNAVRKGVEVWEQHRVQDLLFDNDRVSGIRLFNNAGEEIVVGSTYVVDASGHTSTIARHAGKRIFSKFFRNLALFGYFKNAGRLPAPNSGNIFCAAFEKGWFWYIPLSDMLTSVGAIIGQEYSSLLQKGHERAFTELVSNCGPIKDLLSNASPCKDAPYNEIRVRTDYSYSHSSFWRPGLVLIGDAACFIDPVFSSGVHLATYSALLAARSINTYFENPLSEEIAFKEFEMRYRREYKVFYDFLTAFYDLDQDLESYYWTARVLMHSEIPGNQAFLNLVGGDASGELLNSVNGKPEDYRARGSRIFPDAAGLPSDKYAESGSPPNERRKLWSELNAEGFKLQLRGAMKGAPVPEQPLFKNGLVPSRDGLSWTHSPMPAGMPAAYR